Within Ovis aries strain OAR_USU_Benz2616 breed Rambouillet chromosome 3, ARS-UI_Ramb_v3.0, whole genome shotgun sequence, the genomic segment CTGTGGTGTCGCGTGTGGCCGTGGCTTGAGGCCTAGATGTAgagtgggagaggaggggagggcaaGAGTGCCTGCCTTTCGCATGGGCCTGCCCCGCCATCACACCAGGCTGTCTCATGCCACGTCTGTGGGCTGTGGGTTCATGCAGCCCCATCTGACTTTCCTCCTCTGGACAGTTCCACAGAGGACGTCCCCCACAGGCCCCAAAAATATGCAGACCTCCGGCCGGCTGAGCAACGTGGCTCCCCCCTGTATCCTCCGGAAGAATCCTCCGTCAGCCCGAAATGGTGGCCACGAGACTGATGCCCAGATTCTTGAGCTCAACCAGCAGGTGAATGGCGTGTGCATGGGCAGCTGAGAAAGCCAGGCCCTTGGGGCGTCAGGGCGGGAAGGGAGGCTGGCACCGGGGTCTCTGCTTGTacaccactttctcccccacccgAGCAGCTACTGGATTTGAAGCTAACAGTGGATGGGCTGGAGAAGGAGCGCGACTTCTACTTCAGCAAACTTCGAGACATTGAGCTCATCTGCCAGGAACACGAAAGTGAGAACAGCCCCGTCATCTCGGGCATCATTGGCATCCTCTACGCCACGGAGGTGAGTCCTGTTGGGCACCTGATGGGCCTCTCCCATTCCCACCAGACCCTGAGACCAGAAGGGGCCTTGGGGAGCATGGGCCAGTGAGGGCAGCCGGCTGAAGGCACCAGCCCAAGGTCCTACAGAGCATGTGCAGTGGCAGGGGGCCAGAACCCAGGCCGGCTCCTAGCCACCTGCAGGAGTCCGCAGCTTCGGCCTGCCTGCCTGGCTCAGCATCTCTCTCCCTTCCACCCTCCAGGAAGGATTTGCACCCCCTGAGGACGATGAGATTGAGGAACACCAACAGGAGGACCAGGACGAGTACTGAGGGCGGCCCCAGCCCTGGCTGACTGCACGGCTTCCGTgcctccccaccctgctcccaccCCTACATTATAATCCTTTCCTGACAGCCAGTCGGCCGGTGCTTTGTGTCAGTGCCGCGGCATTGGGGAGCCTGGCAAGCAGGGCTTAGGGGGACGGGGCAGGTGAGCAGGCGGAGGCCCCTCTTCCTGTGGCACAGGCCCAGTGCGCAGGACCcctgcccactccccacccctatTTATTTCCGTTGTCTCTATGCTGTGTCGGCCAACACTCCCCCAGGGTGCCATGGCCACCCGCCCAGCCAGCCACCCGCTCCCCTGACAGCCAGCAGCTGTATATTTGACAAAGTCATTGGTATATTTTTACTTACTGGATTTTCCTTGCACTTTACCTGTTCTTTTCCCAGGGCTGGCAGCACGGGCTCCGGGGCAGCGTGCCTGGCTTGGCTTCCCTTTCCCCGTTGCCAGGGCCGTGACTGGACTCACcgattcttatttattttgtctttcgACTTCCCAGTAGTTGAGGGAAAGGCTGATGTCAGGAGAGGGATGGGGGACTGAGCGGGGGCGGTACCTAAGGCCCTGGTGgtcagggagagggaggggagcatGTGAGGGATGAAAACAACCTCCTGGCACCAGGCTCGCCCACCCTTGGCCCCCAGCACCACAGCCCGGCACTGCCCTGAGGCTCCCAGCCACTCCCCTGCAGCTTGGTTCATACCACACAGACTCTGCCCGGACCTCCTGTACGTCTGCCTTTTCTCTGCCCgcctccccaaccccagcccttCGGGCCACCCAGCCTGCATATGTGttcacttttatttaaataaacttgTGTGGTAAAAGTCCATACTATGTCTCCCTCGACTGAGCCACAGCCTGGGTCTCAGCGCTTTTCTCTGAGCGACCCCCTCCCCGGAGGTGATAGCCACGGGGCACAGCACCACTGCCATCCTCCCCTAGGCCCAGAAAGCTTCACTGGCTTGACCCAGCCCCCATCTCCCAATGCTGGTACCAGGGCTTTAAGGGAAGGCACAGAGACCCAAACTCCCGTTGCCCGAAGAGGAACAGAATTCAAGACCATGGCTGTGATAATGGGCAACCCAGTCAAGCAGCTGTCGGGTGGCAGGGGGCCGTGGCTGAGAGGTGCCTTGTTTCTGTCCCTTTGGGCCAGTATGACCACATACTGTCCACCACCCTTGTCAAAGTCCACACACCCAATGTCAGTGATCCATATGGGGACAAGGGCTCACGTGACAGAGCTGAGTGGGTTACAAAGAGCAAGGGCTCTAAGCACTGAAGCCCAGGAGGAAAGCAATGTCCAAGGGGCTGCTTCCACAGAACAGGCTCTCATGGGAGCCAGGAGCTGGAAACTCTGTCCCATCATATTTGCACAGCCCTGCATTCCTGGTGCGTGCCGGCCAAGGGCCATGATAACCAGTGTCCTGAAGGTTCAACAGGGACCAAGGGCACTTAGCTGAATGTGGGTACCAGACCGGTTTAAACAGAGTCTTGATTGCCCTTTAGAACAGCCACTTATTTACTGAGGAAAGGACTGAGACCTACATGTGACATGATTTGCTCAAGGTGGTAAAAACCTGTACTAGAATTGAGACCTCCTGACTCATTGTTTTGTGCTCATCCCCAAAGACCACACAGGTGTGACCTCCAGAACTCTCCTCTAGCTTCTGACCAGCCGTGGTAGATGTTGCCTCACGGTCCTGAGTGTGCCCAAGACACTGCTGGGATGTTGTTTCTTCCATGGCCCTGCTCCAAGACCCTCCTTCCAGACCACCAGCATTTCTCCAGTGACTCGTTAGAAACCTGAAATAAGCAAACCATGTCTGTTCATTCCTCATTCACTTCACCTTCTCCATTTGACTCATATTCCCCACATACAGAGACTTTTGAATTTCCTTATTCTCCTGTTTTTCTCCTCCAAGTTCCTagcctgcttttatttttatgattaaaattattttatcttagtgatttttaaatcttCCCATTTTTAATTCTTCTGCCTAATTTTAAAGGCTATTCCAGGTAGATACAGTAAAAGGAGAAGGTAGTTTCTCTGTGATGCCCAGTGTTCATCTTCAGGCTGGGACCTCACCCTGATGGTTAAATGGGTGTGGTGGGCAGAATAACGCCTCcctccaaagatgtccacattataatccccagaacctgtggaTATGTTAGGTTATTAATACATGGCAAAGGGGAATTAAGGTGCAGATGGAATTAAATCGCTAATCTGTTGACTTTAAAATAAGGAGggtatcctggattatccagaaGGGCCCAGTGTAATTGCCAAGAGTCCATAAAATTGGGATGGGCGGGGCAAGGGGTCAAAGTGATGCAATGTGAGGAGTCCTTGACCCATTGCTGCTGGCTTTAAAGATGGAAGGGAGATATGAGCAAAGGAATTTGGTCAGCCTCCAGAGGCCGGGAGAGGTAAGGAAACAGAATCTCTCCTAGAGTCTCCA encodes:
- the MAPRE3 gene encoding microtubule-associated protein RP/EB family member 3 isoform X3, encoding MDMLFPGCVHLRKVKFQAKLEHEYIHNFKVLQAAFKKMGVDKIIPVEKLVKGKFQDNFEFIQWFKKFFDANYDGKDYNPLLARQGQDVAPPPNPGDQIFNKSKKLIGTAVPQRTSPTGPKNMQTSGRLSNVAPPCILRKNPPSARNGGHETDAQILELNQQLLDLKLTVDGLEKERDFYFSKLRDIELICQEHESENSPVISGIIGILYATEEGFAPPEDDEIEEHQQEDQDEY